The sequence below is a genomic window from Ovis canadensis isolate MfBH-ARS-UI-01 breed Bighorn chromosome 1, ARS-UI_OviCan_v2, whole genome shotgun sequence.
ttgcaggaagattctttactggcttagctacaagggaagtcttATAGACATTAgctattttgaatttaatttgaaCCATGAAAGCACGTAGTGTTATGTATCTTTATTTGCCAAGCCCTTCTGACCAGAGTTGGGGCTGGCCTCTTACCTCTCAGAAGTGTGACTTAAGTAGATTTCTGTCCCTGGCTTGGATTCTCTCTTTATGCATATGCCTTTACACTGTCTCTAACATGTGCTGGGCCATTGCTGGTCCAAACAGATGACTCTGGATGGAGTTCCAGGGCTGTGTCTGCTCTGGTCTATCATTCAATCTATTTTTCTGGTCCATCTACCTACCTCTCCACCTTTCAACTTCTAGCCAAGTTTTTTAGGTGTTTTCACTACTCCATTTACATATCTACTCTCTTCCCATCCCTACGATATCTGCCTCCAATGCCAGGCCCCCCAAGTATCCTAAGAGGTCTTCACACACTTGGCCAGTGTCTGAATGCTGAGAACTTCTGTAACCCAGAGCTACCCCCACTGTGAATCCCTGCTCATGGCTGATGATGGCCCTAGACCAGTATTCTGTTTCCAGCCTGGATGTTCAACCATCTCACTTCATCTCTTTCAGACCCAGATTCTCAATGCCAAGACCTAATTTCACAGCTGTGGCAGAGTTTACCTTTGAAGGCTTTTCCATTTTTGGGTGGCAGCCCAGACTCATCCTCTTTGTGGTCTTTTTGGTCTTGTACCTGTTGACCCTTTCCAGCAATGCTATCATCTTGACAGTCATCTGCCACAACCATCAGCTTCACACACCGATGTACTTCTTCCTGAGTGTGCTGTCCATTTCTGAGACCTGTTACACAGTGGCCATCATCCCCCGAATGCTGTCCAGTCTCCTCAGCCCCCAACATGCTATCTCTATTCCAGACTGTGCCACTCAGCTCTTCTTCTATCTCACTTTTGGTGTCAACAACTGCTTCCTGCTCACGGCCATGGGgtatgaccgctatgtggccatctgcaacCCCCTACGATATTCAGTCATCATGGGCAAGAAGACTTGTATACAACTGGCAGGGGGATCCTGGAGCATTGGCTTGAGCACAGCCACCATTCAAGTATCCTCTGTGTTCAGCTTGCCTTTCTGTGATGCCAGTGTCATCTCCCACTTCTTTTGTGACATCCGGCCCCTAATGAAGCTTGCCTGTGCTGATATCACCATCAAAGAACTGATCACTTTGCTCATCAGTCTGTGCGTCCTTGTTCTGCCCATGGTCTTGATCTTTATCTCCTATGTCCTGATTGTCTGCACCATCCTCAAGATGGCATCTGCTGAGGGTCGGAAAAAGGCTTTTGCCACGTGTGCCTCACACCTCACAGTAGTCATTGTCCACTATGGCTGTACCTCCTTCATTTACCTAAAACCCAAATCACAAAACTCCCTGCAGGACAGACTGATCTCTGTAACCTACACTGTCATTACCCCGCTCCTAAACCCCGTTGTATACAGCCTCCGGAACAAAGAGGTCAAGGATGCCTTGCTCAGAGCTTTGGGCAGAAAGTCCGTCTCTTAGGTGCTAGTCATTCTCAataacatcaaaattttaaatgtttgatgaGGTGTAGCAGTGAGGGAGTAATCAAATAAGAGAGAGTATGAGGGTTCCAGGTACCTAATCTGGGAAGCATCTGGGAAATCAGAGGAATAAAGTGAAACAAGAAGGCAAAGATTAAAATGAAGGAAGTGATGGATGGATTTTCCAAGACTGATAGATGAGTGTACCATGCTTGATAGAAATTAGATAAGATAAAGAATATTCAGGTGCTGTACTATAATGTTAGACATTGCTTTTGTTACCCTTGGCATAAGGATTTTAAACCAGCGGTGTGGGTGGGAAGAAAATACGGTATCATAACAGAGGAATCTATATAATCTAAACCTGGCCTCAGCATGAAAATCAGGGACATGAAATGACAAGTTCTCCATTATTTACATGTAACACTTCCTATGCCAAATTTTACACTATAATTTCTTACAAAATCACTCCATTAATGACCTACCCTGTGCCTGTTACTACATATATAAACCCTAGAAAGCTATGTCAGACACAGGCTCTGACTGCAAACTTACAAACTGGTTGAGAAGTGTAAATTTTGAGCAGCTGAAGCAACAACCATAAAAATGGCTTCCCGTATATCTGAAAATTGCAACAGAAGAGCCCTCATCTTCATATCCATTCCCCTGTCTCCAAAGAGCCTGGGTCCTATAACAAACCTTATCAATGCTCTGCCCAGGTCTCCTCTACTGGGCTGACCCACCCATATCCAGCCTTGTGAATGCTGGAGTGCTGACACCTCATAGCTGCCCTCCTCTCTGAAGATTTGCCATTGGCTGAAAGGGAATTTTCTTAGATGTGACAtataccccacccccaccctttacAAGGGATGGTCTACAGCCAAGGCCTAGCTAAAACAGAAGGTACAAAGGCCACTGACATAGTCTCAAGATGGGACCAACTTTAGAGTGTAACTGTAGAGCCCTCCACTGAATCAGGCTGAAATTAGACTCAAGTGAGCCTGAAGCCTTGCTCAGCTCTCCCCTCATTCcaccctgcagccctcacccccTTTCCTTGGAGAATACTCCGTAACCAATTCCCTGTACCTGGGCCCTTGTTTCAGCCTCTGCTTCAAAGAACCCCAACCCGAACCAGGTGACACCTATATCCAACACTCGAGTGTCACTTTTTGAGTGTCTTCTCCGCATCTATTGCAATTAAAACAGCGCCCAGTAACTACTCAATAACtattaaaagaatgaagaaagggggacttccctggtggtccagtgattgagactccGTCCTTCCAAGGcaagagcacaggttcaatccctggttggggaactaagaccccacatgccacacagcatggccaaaaaaaaaaaaaaaagaacaagaaagaagaaagaaaggaaggaaggaaggaagaatctGTGGACAGCTAAAATACAATTAGCATCAGCAGACAgtcctccttcctcttttctttttttatttcattactcCCAGGTTgttccacccccacaccccccaaTCACATACACCTTGGTGATATCCCCTTTTGGTGCATGTATTGAATATCTCCTAAAAAACAGGCATAAGTTTACTCActtgactcatttaatcctcgcTGTAAATTTATAAGGTGTTTTATTAAACTtactttacagacaagaaaactgagaccTGAAAAGATTAAGTAAATTCCTTAAGGTCATACTGCTAGTATGTGGCAGAATCAAGATTTAAAATCAAGCAATTCACCCCAAAATGTATAGCTGCATTATGATCTCATGATGATTATCTGAACTGGCTTTCTCCTTTATAGTTGTTAAAGACTAGTAGAAGAAGGAGCTCCATACATTGTGGATTTATACACATCTCAAATCTTATTTGAATGTCCTTGGATCTTGGAAAATCAGTCTGGAAGCTCAGAGATCATGTATTGTAGCATACTTTCTCCTCAGATATCTTGGTTATCCTTTCTCCTCTTAGCACAGCTCCAAAAATGAAAGGACAAAGGAAATCTCAGGTAGGTCAAAGTCCACAGGAGAAACACAGGTATCTGGACCATTAGATCATCaacctctgttcagttcagttcagtcgctcagtcgtgtccgactctttgcaaccccatgaatagcagcacgccaggcctccctgtccatcaccatctcccggagttcactcagactcacgtccatcgagtcagtgatgccatccagccatctcatcctcagtcgtccccttctcctcctgcacccaaccCCTGTACCCATCATCATACCcacatttatttttgttcctgTTCCCCCTTTCAGAATGCTGACAGCCTGAAGTAgaagatgctgagaaagtgcgAGATTGTAGATGGAGTACAGCCTTTGGGGCCAGAGCAGTATGCCTCCCAATCCTGGGTCCAATATTATAAGCATGTGTCTTAGGGATAGTCACTTCAACTCCCTGGCTTTTGTGTCCTATCCACACAGCGGGGCTGACAATATCAACCACCCAAGGTCATTGGCAGGAGTCAAAACGGTTACAGACACATAATGTCTCCAGGTAGCTGGAAGCAGGACGGCTGTTAGCTCCACAACCCCGCACCCCAACACTGTTTTTTATCTCACTCTGAAGGGACAGTGTTAGCAGCAGTTTTACAGAGTCTCATTCATAGAGTGAGTTCCCTCCTCCCAGGAGGTCCTGAGTTTGTAAAGAGGCTTCACCTATAGTCTTTGATCCCATGTTACAGTAAAAGGCACTAACTATCCTCCAGGATCTTCCAAGAGTTACTTCCTGGATACACCTGCCATGTCTTAATAAACCACTCAGCTGCCTTTCTGTGTCCCTACCCAGATTTCCTTGACCTGTGCCCAACCCGCTGACTGGTCTAACCAAATACTCAGAGTATCAGCCATTCTCACTTCTCTCCTTGGTGCCTCAGAGACATTGCAAGAAGTCTGAGATTTCATGTATGCAATCAACCTTCATAGGCAGGATGTATAAATACTTACATAGACATGTgtgactatttttaaatataccatAAATCATTTGAAAGCACAAATTACTAAATTCATAGTTCTCTTTTCAGGAACTTTTTTTCTATCAATTGTTATAAGTAGTACAGCTATTATTATCCAACCATCACCAAGCTGGAGATATGAACTGTTGGAGCtttcatgtcaaaaaaaaaaaaaaaaaaaaaaaactggagacaGGGATAGTCTGAAAGTAGATATAAGTTCATCACTATGGATTGAACTGTGTCCCCCTGCCACCAGCC
It includes:
- the LOC138430089 gene encoding olfactory receptor 10J4, with the protein product MPRPNFTAVAEFTFEGFSIFGWQPRLILFVVFLVLYLLTLSSNAIILTVICHNHQLHTPMYFFLSVLSISETCYTVAIIPRMLSSLLSPQHAISIPDCATQLFFYLTFGVNNCFLLTAMGYDRYVAICNPLRYSVIMGKKTCIQLAGGSWSIGLSTATIQVSSVFSLPFCDASVISHFFCDIRPLMKLACADITIKELITLLISLCVLVLPMVLIFISYVLIVCTILKMASAEGRKKAFATCASHLTVVIVHYGCTSFIYLKPKSQNSLQDRLISVTYTVITPLLNPVVYSLRNKEVKDALLRALGRKSVS